The stretch of DNA aactgaatgtgttctgttccgaatgcgggttttcttatcgtcgcgagccagctaactcgatcacttcggcggctgaaactatataacgccggctaggtggactggtgcactggtactaacgcgctcggcctagctacccttgcggggaactccagaccaacacggttcgagcgggattttgcctttcccttcacttttcctcctttaccatgtccagacatggctgcttgggttggtttgttgatgtgttgtgatgcgaaccgatgtggtgtacggtttgaatgagaatgatcgttacggaaggaaggaaggtattgtattatagagactttaaacttttgcagttcattcgtctctagccttgggaaaggccctttgaaaactctactctattctactccagcgctaccacctccgccctcttaccttgagaaaggcactcgatccctcgccgtccagcccgtccagcaacgatgttgtccagtcggtgtccacacaaagaatgatcgttacggcagcggagcggggatttttaagctgactggctggctcgagaattacgcatgtgtgtgattgcgaccaatgttttgttcattttttcctttttcctttccaatcgtgcttcattctatttcgctgctgctctggttgcccgttttggtcggtacgatttgaggagcacaaaatggaccaatcaaaaatggacacatagtgcatttggacaatgcttgatatttcacaattattcaattatttatctcaagaaaaatgaaatgttattcattatgatagatgcgtagatatatttcctatcaattgatgcaaaaaactttgcgatctattgagaaatgctcgagttataagcgttccaaatcttgcattttttcctacttgttcagtgcctagatttccatttcaccccctatatcttccggttagacgtagtccttcgtcaaaaaaaatagtttggtgttaatatcccctgcaactaaaaaactgattactagaaactaattgacgttaacgtcaaatgtaaattctagatacaataccaacagagggtatttaaaaaaataaaaatagctttttatggggtgtgttcaaaactgaaagaaaaaaaaaatcagaaatcatatttttatgttgtttttttaagcatacctacattatttagtcgtataattattgtatctttcaatttattccgatgagaatgctttaaaatatttcaactgatgctcttaccacattttaattttttttattcaatgttcagtttctatggcgacgcttcattcgtaaattacacatttgtcatcattggtggaatacgatcataaatgttgttatgaatagcacagcaagttatgatgaaaatacatatggatttattttgataatgcattatacataaaccgataaaaatgcattataatatctaTCCACAGCATTTTAGcgtctatatgtatattttattttatttcggttcgtaatttctatcccattcgccgtgtttatcatgatgatgcgaacattaataacattatatacgaacctcccaccttatatatgatgtctcccacccttttagagacatcttaacattatgttcaatttttatagTGTAAACTATAtgccaattttttcactgtttacattttcttgccacaaatcgttgccacttttttctctcaagttccacttctcttctctggaggcaggctcgagccctgcaaaaaacgaacgtattgccaggggcaataaaatttcgaggcaagcgtcatctaatgatgcacgcgatttTGGTGCAATGAAAAgcactcgcactgaaccgagccttcgcgagcgcgccaaaaaattgtttggggAATACTAggtatcttgaatgtcgtactggaatgttataagcaggcaaaccatttgtcatgacaattgtcatgcgtaaatgcgaaaacagaatagaaacatacggtatgaggcataatgtcgacgccaacctctctcagtttctattctgttttcgcattttcgcatgacaattgtcatgacaaatggtttgcttggttataagttatttgggttcgcgtgccagtcacaaaactgccttcaactaaggTTGCATTTTCTTAATCATAATgttatcataatcataatcataatcttaatcataatgaagcaatgctactgttttcgaggttgttgatattaacaaaaagagtttattttgcttgttcaGTCACCaagaagaaagtaaatgtcgttctggaattttgtatgtgattagttTCATGTGttcatattcctagtagtttcaagccaccaatgtatggctctgtatgtatGCTATGGCGATTGCTTGTttagcgcttggtttacgttatacgaacgatgcctagaggtgcaattccactgaggcaatactaaataacatgtagcatgatatttgacacTTGCAAGTGTTGACATTGTTGTTGATTCCATGCGATGCCAAAAATATATTAATGTAgttgagatgtggaataatggtgctggtgcaacatgtatataatcgactgtagccgagtctatatcaattgcgaaaaaggccaccggaatagcgttcgaagtaaattttcaatgcattgacatgaaataaaatgCGACATAAGATCAGAtaatgtattgttttgcgagggctaGAATGAATCAACAATCAATTATCTTcaactacaatgaaaaaactatttcagagattattctactatgcagttgtttctaaaatttcacagcattatagaataatatctgaaggtataaacgagcgacttatataaaataatagcgtagttctacgtcaacaatgcggtcgtatcttgaacacaaccttctataaattttatttttgagacaACACACCGAGCAGTGCCAACGTCGGAATCGTCGGAATGCCACAGAGTCCCCATCTTGACGTAAAAATGGCTGCTGGGGAAACCATCGCACTTTTCCTGTAGAGTGGACGCTCTCACAACGACGGCTTCCTTGACGAGGAACTTTCCGATTTTATCAAAGTCACCAAGAAGTTGTCCACCGATTGTTGTGTCGGAAGTCACGCAATTAATCCAAACACACAACCGTCTCGCTTGGTAGTCCGCACAGTACTCATTATGCTATTCTTCAGTCGTTCGCAGTCTTGATCAGTACATTTTATATTAGTATTGGTGTTAGCAGCCCTGCTGTTACGGCGAGCGAAAGGAAAATTCGGTCCAAGAAGTGGAAGCCGTACTTCACCGGGTTCTCAGCAGCACACAAACTAAACTTTATAGTTTTGCGCAGCTTTTAACTGCAAATGTATTGATATTAATACAATTGTGGTTATGTTACAATACCTATTACTCACACTTTCGGTGTACAAATATGATCTACGCGTGAGATCTATTTAGTGGACCTAGCTAACCTTCTATTTCTATTTAGCGAAAAATAGGGTAAATAGAATGTATAAGTTGATGATAAATTCAACCGTACCTTGTCGCAGACAAATTCCTCTAGAAACTATATAATTCTAGAAATACTTCAATTTATAAACTTCTATCAAATTCACTTTTCAATACACGTCTTTATGTCTTGTTGGATAATGGAATTTTTCTTCTGTCTTCACCGCTGTCAGATTTCCGTTCGTCGGCCGTTGACAGTAGACGAGATACAGTTGCGGTTACACCGTTAAGTGCTTGAGAAAGCAGGGCGCCCAGCGGGAACATCCTCCCCCCCGTAACACTGGCCACCAGTCCCAGTTTTACCACCAATATCCAAGATAGCTAGCTTAGAAACAGGTCTACGGAGTAGCCCCCTCGCAGTTCTTACTATTGCTTGCCTGATCCGGCCGTCGGCCCCCGGTATAACCTCCATCACTCTTCCCCTGGTCCAGTCATTCCGCTTACCGTCATCTATTATGAACACCAGGTCTCCGTTACTAATCATCCTCTCTTCCCCGAACCATTTTGTCCTCTTGGTCAGCGTTGGCAGCATCTCCCGGATCCATCGTCTCCAGAAGCAATCCAGTTGATGCTGTATCATGCTCCAGGAATTCTTCAACGCTTCTGAACTATCCGTCGGTTCCGCCACAGGTTGCTGAACTCCGTTCGAGCTTCCTAACAGGAAGTGGTTCGGAGATAAAGCCTCGCTTTCCTCCGCGTCCAATGGCAAATAGGTGAGGGGACGGCTGTTAACAATGGCCTCCGCTTCGATAACCAACGTGTTCAGCGATTCGTCGTCCAGCTTCCGATCGCTGTTATAGGCACCCAACATCGCCTGCTTCACCGAGCGCACCATGCGCTCCCACGCGCCGCCCATATGGGAGGCTGTGGGTGGAATGAATAGCCATTTGGTTGTCGTGCTGGTCACCGTCGCAGCAAGTCCCTGCTGAATCTGCCTCACCAGCACCCGCTCCGCGCCACAGAAATTAGTGCCGTTATCAGAATGAATTTCGGCCGGGGCTCCTCGGCGACACACAAAACGGCGAATACTCTTCAGGCAAGCGTCGGTTGATAAACTGTATACTACTTCACAATGCACCGCACGGATTGTAAGGCAAGTGAAGAGCGCAACCCACCGTTTCACATTGCTACGACCCACCTTCACAACTAAGGGTCCAAAGAAGTCCAGGCCAACGTAGGTAAAGGGCCTCGTAAACGAAGCTAGGCGGTCTGGTGGAAGGGATGCCATGCGTGGAACATGAGGAGTCGCTCGAAGCTGCTTGCACATGTTACATCCGCTCCCAATCTTGCGGACGACTACTCGTAGGTGAGACACATAGTATCGCTGCCGTATCTCGTTCACCACGGTCTCTGAATTGGCGTGCTGGAATTTTCGGTGATACGCTTCTACTATAAGCTCTGTCAGTCGGTGTTGCTTGGGAAGAATAGCAGGGTACTTCGTCTCGATGCATACATTTGCGGCTGCTCCTATCCGTCCCTCCACTCGCATAATAACTGTCGACGAATGGCGTCAGTTGATACAACGAGCTGGCTTTGCTCAAACCCACTCGATCGGTTCTGGGTCGGTCACGATCACGTGAGAGTACCGCAAGTTCATCTGAGAACTCCTGTCGTTGCGCCATCGCAATCAGCGTCACTTCTGCTTGCTGCAGCTCCTCTTGATTGAGGAAACCTGTATTCTTCGCCTCACCATAGATGCTTCGTTTCAGGTTCCCCACGTAGCGATGCACGTAGGCCGTTGCTCTCAGTAGACGTTCCCACTTAGAGAAGCGCTCGCAATCAATCACCGCCGTTGGTACAGCCGCTTCCACATGAACATTGCATGGACGGAACTCTTCTTCCACCATTGGTAATGGCACTTTCTGCTTCGGCCACCCTTCCATCGGTTGATACAAAAAAGATGGTCCCTGGAACCAAGCACCCTTAACGTCCACAGATGGACCGCTTCCCCATTTCGTGGCGAAATCCGCTGGGTTATTCTTCGAAGGTACCCACCACCACTCGTTCACGTCCGTCTGTTCCAATATTTCCCCGATTCTGCAGGTTACATACTGCTTATACTTGCGGGGATCCGCTCTAAGCCACGCCAGAACTGTTGTAGAGTCCGACCACATGTACCGCTCAGTTATAGTTACGGTATGGGACTCCAGAATAAAACGAATCAATCGAGTTCCAAGTACAGCAGCCTGTAGCTCCATCCGTGGAATGGACAGGTGTTTCAGGGGCGCAACCTTGGTTTTTGCTGTCACCAGAGCGCATTTTGACGTACCATTTGTGTCGACGATCCGAAAATACGCAACAGCTGCATACGCAGCCTCGCTCGCGTCCACGAAGACGTGTAACTGCAGCTGACGGTAGCACTGCATGGTAGCGTTCGGGAAATAGCATCGGGGAATTTTTACGGTCAAAATTCGCTGTAACACGGCAGTCCAGCTCCGCCATCGCTCCTCGTGATCTTCGCTGATCTGCTCATCCCATTGAGGTCCAGTGCGCCATATGTCTTGCAGCAAAATCTTGCAATGGACCATGAGAGCGCTCAACAAGCCCAGCGGATCGAAAAAACTTATGAGAACCCACAGAACTTGTCTCTTCGTAGGACGGGATTCATTTTCCACGATTTGCTGCACTTCTTCCTTCAGCTGTGAGATAAAGCTTAATGCATCTTCGTCCGTCAACCACAGCATGCCCAGTACGCGTCCGTTTTCTGTAGTTTTATCATGAAACAAGTGTTTGTTAGAGGAGTCTGTGATTTCACCCAATTGCTGCTTCACGGTAGCACTGTTTGACTGCCAGTTTCGTAGCAGAAAGCCTCCTTTGCTATGGATCACCCTCACTTGCTCCGATATCTGCACTGCTTCCGCTACTGTACCAAAGCTATCGAGGTAGTCGTCAACGTAGTGGTTTTCTATTATTCCTTCGACAGCTCTTGGATACTTGTCGGAAAAGTCTGCGGCATTCCTGTTCTTGACATACTGCGCCGATGCTGGGGAGCAGGTAGCCCCGAATGTAGCCACGTCCATAACATAGACATCTGGTGTAACGGTTGGATCTTCACGAAACAAGAAACGCAGCGAGTGTCGATCTATTCCACGGATCCGCAACTGATGGAACATCTCTTAAATATCGGCGGCGACTGCCACCGCAAACTGGCGAAACCGCGACAATACAGCTGGCAATGATGTGAGCTGATCCGGGCCTTTGAGAAGCATTGCGTTGAGGGAGATTCCATCCACTACAGCTGCGGCATCCCAGATGAGCCGAACCTTTTCCGGCTTCTTTGGATTCACTACCGCTCCCAGCGGTAGGTACCAGACTCTTCTAGGATCGACTGCTTTTACCTCCTCCTCGTTAGCTCGATGCGTGTAACCTTTCTGCTGGTACTCTTCAATTTGACGGTGAATTTTCTCTTTTAATAATGGATTCCTCACCATCCGACGTTCTAGACACTCCAGTCTTCGTAAAGCCATTCCGTAGCTGTCCGGAAATTCAACTTCGTCGTACCTCCATAACAGCCCTGTCTCAAATTGATTGCCCACCCGTGTAGTGGTCTTCTCCAGAATATGCTGAGCCCTCCTGTCATCGGCTGACAGCAATTCATTCTTCGGTCTGGAACCGACGTCCTCTAGAGTGAAATAATCCTTCACCAGTTCGTGCAGTGCACGATCCGAGTCACAATCACAAGCGTGGAAATTGACGGCATTGGTCAACGAAGTATCGATCCCCCCGTATACACACCAGCCCAGACGGGTTTTCATGGCAACTGGTTCGTTGGAATCACCTTCTTTCAccttcaacggtaatgtaaacCGTAAGTTGTTGACTCCTATCAGCAGCTGAGGTACTGCGTTCTCGTATCCGGAAAGTGGGAGGCCGCGAAGATGCTTATACCTGTCCACGAACTCGTTGATTCGCAACGTCTGACCAGGCAGAGCTAGTTTTTTCACGGTACGCACATTCTTCAGTTGGTGGTGCTTTCCACCGTTAGCGCTGGACACCTCTAACTGCAACTGCTTCGATTCAGCTTCGATTCTGGACACATTCCCCGTCCAGGTTAGACACAATGGTGCCGGTATCCCGTCGATACCGATCTTGTTTGTAAGCTCCTCTTCTACTAGTGTTAAGGAAGAGCCgtcgtccaggaatgcaaaggtTTTCACTGTTCTCTTCGGTCCATAGAGCGTCACTGGAATTATACGAAAAAGCAGCGATTGATCCTGCATACGATGTGCATGATTTCCCGCAGTTTCGATATTGTACGCTACCCTGGGCGCTGTTGATCCACTGGACGGTCGATTACTACGGTTGGAATGCAGTAGTGGGTGGTGGCGGAAAGGGCATCCGTTGATTCCACACTGGGTTGCACTTCGACAACTCCTTCTGCCGTGCGCATTTAAGCAGCTGCGACAAAGTTCGTTGTCCTGCGCTGTCTTCCACCGGTCGTCGACAGAGAGCGCTTTAAAGTTGTCGCAGTCCCGTACCCGATGCCCTCGCCGCTTGCAAACACCACATGGCTTATCCTCTTTCTTCGGTACTTCCGGTTGGCTAACATGCGTGTTGATCGACCCTCTGTTCTTCGTTGTTGACTTGTCCACGCTGGCTCCTTTTCCGTATCCTCCAGTATATCGGGGGACCTTGCTGGCCGATACCACAATGCCGTCCATGAAGGTTCCGAAAGTCTTAAGGTTCACCTCAGGAAACCGCTGCATGAAACTCGCCCACTCCATTTTCACATGTGCGGGCAACTTTTCCACCAGCTCCATCAGCAAACACGGGTTCATCAGGTGGGACTGTTGACCTGCTGCCTCCAAATGGTCACACAAGCTCTGTACTGCCATTCCAAACTCGATGAGCGTTTCTAGACGTTCCGCCTTAGGTGCTGGAGTCGAT from Toxorhynchites rutilus septentrionalis strain SRP chromosome 3, ASM2978413v1, whole genome shotgun sequence encodes:
- the LOC129773831 gene encoding uncharacterized protein LOC129773831 is translated as MCKQLRATPHVPRMASLPPDRLASFTRPFTYVGLDFFGPLVVKVGRSNVKRWVALFTCLTIRAVHCEVVYSLSTDACLKSIRRFVCRRGAPAEIHSDNGTNFCGAERVLVRQIQQGLAATVTSTTTKWLFIPPTASHMGGAWERMVRSVKQAMLGAYNSDRKLDDESLNTLVIEAEAIVNSRPLTYLPLDAEESEALSPNHFLLGSSNGVQQPVAEPTDSSEALKNSWSMIQHQLDCFWRRWIREMLPTLTKRTKWFGEERMISNGDLVFIIDDGKRNDWTRGRVMEVIPGADGRIRQAIVRTARGLLRRPVSKLAILDIGGKTGTGGQCYGGEDVPAGRPAFSST
- the LOC129773833 gene encoding uncharacterized protein LOC129773833, which codes for MSAKEAGANQGADETMSQTPEKQNTGGCVNCSRPDSYDNFVQCDQCDGWWHMRCAGVTASIAERPWTCRNCLPSSVHSKATNRSAQIALRLKKLEEERAIQQRAAEAEKRAIEQDRKLMQEKFALMEEQLEDEREKASNRSQVSRRSREQRVTEWVQQQSSNEGAVGGVPEKQDAEAGRRPSVAEHQAEPNPVKEPPMQRGEILVDPSKHIRNQQRNTGAIPKTVQNCQIIPTTSLAARQIMPRDLPPFAGNPADWPIFISSFVNTTAACGYSSVENLTRLQRCLKGSAYEAVRSRLLLPESVPQVINTLQLLYGRPELLINVLLDKVRSTPAPKAERLETLIEFGMAVQSLCDHLEAAGQQSHLMNPCLLMELVEKLPAHVKMEWASFMQRFPEVNLKTFGTFMDGIVVSASKVPRYTGGYGKGASVDKSTTKNRGSINTHVSQPEVPKKEDKPCGVCKRRGHRVRDCDNFKALSVDDRWKTAQDNELCRSCLNAHGRRSCRSATQCGINGCPFRHHPLLHSNRSNRPSSGSTAPRVAYNIETAGNHAHRMQDQSLLFRIIPVTLYGPKRTVKTFAFLDDGSSLTLVEEELTNKIGIDGIPAPLCLTWTGNVSRIEAESKQLQLEVSSANGGKHHQLKNVRTVKKLALPGQTLRINEFVDRYKHLRGLPLSGYENAVPQLLIGVNNLRFTLPLKVKEGDSNEPVAMKTRLGWCVYGGIDTSLTNAVNFHACDCDSDRALHELVKDYFTLEDVGSRPKNELLSADDRRAQHILEKTTTRVGNQFETGLLWRYDEVEFPDSYGMALRRLECLERRMVRNPLLKEKIHRQIEEYQQKGYTHRANEEEVKAVDPRRVWYLPLGAVVNPKKPEKVRLIWDAAAVVDGISLNAMLLKGPDQLTSLPAVLSRFRQFAVAVAADI
- the LOC129773832 gene encoding uncharacterized protein LOC129773832; the protein is MFHQLRIRGIDRHSLRFLFREDPTVTPDVYVMDVATFGATCSPASAQYVKNRNAADFSDKYPRAVEGIIENHYVDDYLDSFGTVAEAVQISEQVRVIHSKGGFLLRNWQSNSATVKQQLGEITDSSNKHLFHDKTTENGRVLGMLWLTDEDALSFISQLKEEVQQIVENESRPTKRQVLWVLISFFDPLGLLSALMVHCKILLQDIWRTGPQWDEQISEDHEERWRSWTAVLQRILTVKIPRCYFPNATMQCYRQLQLHVFVDASEAAYAAVAYFRIVDTNGTSKCALVTAKTKVAPLKHLSIPRMELQAAVLGTRLIRFILESHTVTITERYMWSDSTTVLAWLRADPRKYKQYVTCRIGEILEQTDVNEWWWVPSKNNPADFATKWGSGPSVDVKGAWFQGPSFLYQPMEGWPKQKVPLPMVEEEFRPCNVHVEAAVPTAVIDCERFSKWERLLRATAYVHRYVGNLKRSIYGEAKNTGFLNQEELQQAEVTLIAMAQRQEFSDELAVLSRDRDRPRTDRVGLSKASSLYQLTPFVDSYYASGGTDRSSRKCMHRDEVPCYSSQATPTDRAYSRSVSPKIPARQFRDRGERDTAAILCVSPTSSRPQDWERM